The Galactobacillus timonensis genome has a segment encoding these proteins:
- a CDS encoding glycosyltransferase yields the protein MIKVLMVVVNLYKEQGVSSFVMSYFRELDHNAVHMDFALLHDVPTPYYDEIKKAGGKIYILPSLKNFSAHINKCKEILREGNYDVVSDNSLLVTIPMMQCARKYGVPVRILHAHSTRLSSNPVKEKIEKAVLPILKHQCTDFCACGNKAGESFFGREPFTVVPNVISSETAAFDHLKRDEVRRTMNVSDRIVIGSVGRISREKNPFFAVDVIEQVSKKIPNVKYWWIGSGDMDEELREYVKKKELIMAIFSLGFLAPETVQMLLMEWNMQRVLERRQLPW from the coding sequence ATGATCAAAGTACTGATGGTCGTTGTAAATCTTTATAAGGAGCAGGGGGTATCCAGCTTTGTGATGTCCTATTTCAGGGAACTTGACCACAATGCTGTACACATGGATTTTGCTCTTCTTCATGATGTTCCGACTCCTTATTATGATGAAATAAAAAAGGCGGGAGGAAAGATCTATATCCTCCCTTCTTTGAAGAATTTTTCCGCTCATATTAACAAATGCAAAGAGATCCTTCGTGAAGGAAACTACGATGTGGTATCGGATAATTCTCTGCTAGTAACAATACCAATGATGCAGTGCGCCAGGAAGTATGGTGTTCCGGTCCGGATTCTGCATGCACACTCGACAAGGCTCAGCAGTAATCCAGTAAAGGAAAAAATAGAAAAAGCAGTTCTTCCGATTCTGAAACACCAGTGCACGGACTTTTGCGCCTGCGGCAACAAAGCGGGAGAATCCTTTTTCGGCAGGGAACCGTTTACCGTCGTTCCAAATGTGATTTCTTCCGAAACCGCTGCCTTTGATCATTTGAAGAGAGACGAAGTCCGCCGGACCATGAACGTGAGTGATCGCATTGTGATCGGATCGGTAGGCCGTATTTCGCGCGAAAAGAATCCATTCTTTGCAGTGGATGTGATTGAGCAGGTTTCAAAGAAAATCCCGAATGTAAAATACTGGTGGATCGGCAGCGGAGATATGGATGAAGAACTCCGGGAATATGTAAAAAAGAAAGAATTAATAATGGCGATATTTTCTTTGGGATTTCTAGCTCCGGAAACAGTGCAAATGTTGTTAATGGAATGGAATATGCAAAGAGTATTGGAGCGAAGACAATTGCCCTGGTAG
- a CDS encoding CapA family protein: MAVKIVIGADLVPTDSNHYLFKNGNVSELIGDKIYRKIKSADFSIFNLEVPLVDNGNPILKFGPNLIASTDNIKGLKEINPFFFNLANNHILDQGAEGLKSTVDVLDKANIAHAGAGRNVAEAALPYITEINGLRIGIYCCAEHEFTTANENASGANPFDPLNSLDHIYDLKNKTDYVIVLYHGGKENYRYPSPHLQKVCRKLIDKGANLVVCQHSHCIGSMENWNNGTIVYGQGNFLFDGSDDDSWMTSLLIDLDITRENGNIISSINFIPLCKQKEKVRLADGDEAFKILNGFRERSQEIKNPECVNRHYQELADSSINNYLSTVSGKKSLLFRIIDKLSGHKFNRLVISKRFDKNALTGVRNYIECEAHHELLLQGINDKLFSNKQG; this comes from the coding sequence ATGGCTGTCAAAATTGTAATTGGTGCTGATCTCGTCCCAACTGATAGTAACCATTACCTATTTAAGAATGGAAATGTAAGTGAGTTGATTGGCGATAAAATATATAGAAAAATCAAATCTGCAGATTTTTCAATCTTTAATTTGGAAGTGCCACTTGTTGATAATGGGAACCCTATATTAAAATTTGGCCCAAATTTGATTGCTTCAACAGATAATATCAAAGGATTGAAAGAAATTAATCCTTTCTTCTTTAACTTGGCAAATAATCACATTTTAGACCAAGGGGCAGAAGGTTTAAAAAGTACCGTAGATGTTCTTGATAAGGCTAATATTGCGCACGCCGGCGCAGGCAGGAATGTTGCTGAAGCGGCATTACCATATATCACTGAAATTAATGGATTAAGAATTGGTATTTATTGCTGTGCAGAACATGAATTTACTACGGCAAATGAGAACGCTTCAGGGGCTAATCCATTTGATCCGTTAAATAGCCTTGATCATATTTATGATTTAAAGAATAAAACTGACTATGTAATCGTTTTATATCATGGGGGAAAAGAAAATTATCGGTACCCATCGCCTCATCTTCAGAAGGTATGTAGAAAACTGATTGACAAGGGTGCTAATCTTGTTGTTTGCCAGCATAGCCATTGTATTGGTTCTATGGAAAATTGGAATAATGGCACTATTGTGTATGGACAAGGCAATTTTCTGTTTGATGGCAGTGACGATGATTCTTGGATGACAAGCTTGTTGATTGACTTGGATATTACTAGGGAAAATGGAAATATTATATCGTCCATTAATTTTATTCCGCTTTGTAAGCAAAAAGAAAAAGTTCGCCTGGCAGATGGTGATGAAGCTTTTAAAATATTAAATGGTTTCAGGGAGCGTTCACAAGAAATTAAAAATCCAGAATGCGTCAACCGGCATTATCAGGAGCTTGCGGACAGTTCGATTAATAACTATTTATCTACTGTATCTGGGAAAAAGAGTCTTCTTTTCCGCATAATAGATAAATTATCAGGGCATAAATTTAATAGACTGGTTATTAGTAAGAGATTTGACAAAAACGCATTAACTGGGGTAAGAAATTACATTGAATGCGAAGCACATCACGAATTACTTCTCCAGGGGATTAATGATAAGTTATTTTCAAATAAACAGGGATGA
- a CDS encoding SIS domain-containing protein, producing the protein MNNGDIFFGISSSGNSANVVNGMEYAKSIGAKTIALVGYEGGKLKKIADYCIHVNVNNMQISEDLHMIMDHLMMYTLMNMNSQKD; encoded by the coding sequence ATTAATAATGGCGATATTTTCTTTGGGATTTCTAGCTCCGGAAACAGTGCAAATGTTGTTAATGGAATGGAATATGCAAAGAGTATTGGAGCGAAGACAATTGCCCTGGTAGGATATGAGGGTGGTAAGCTCAAAAAAATAGCTGATTATTGTATTCATGTAAATGTGAATAACATGCAGATTTCTGAAGATCTCCATATGATAATGGATCATTTGATGATGTACACATTAATGAACATGAATTCACAGAAAGATTGA
- a CDS encoding glycosyltransferase family 32 protein, whose product MIPKIIHYCWFGGKPLPPTVQKCIDSWKKYCPDYEIRVWNEKTFPLSSCAYAEEAYRNKKWAFVTDYVRFDVLYHYGGVYFDTDVELIRSIDDLIEKGPFMAMEGQNECTVATGLGMAADINNPFIAEILNYYQHSHFEGEDGYLSTRNTVVSIVTNLLKKEGFINENSIQQVAGFTIYPPDWFCPYDYSTGILTITDNTRSIHHYDASWKTDKEKKWQEYRVQFAQKHGSESANRWFNNPIVRCIGSLYRNGFKGSLQIVKSLLNNKRR is encoded by the coding sequence ATGATCCCCAAAATTATTCATTACTGCTGGTTCGGTGGAAAACCGCTTCCCCCAACGGTGCAGAAATGCATTGATAGCTGGAAAAAATACTGCCCGGATTATGAAATCCGGGTATGGAATGAAAAGACCTTTCCCCTCTCTTCCTGTGCCTATGCAGAAGAGGCCTATCGAAACAAAAAATGGGCATTTGTAACTGACTATGTTCGATTTGACGTTCTTTATCACTATGGGGGCGTTTATTTTGATACGGACGTGGAATTGATTAGGAGCATTGATGATCTTATTGAGAAGGGACCGTTCATGGCAATGGAAGGTCAAAATGAATGTACGGTTGCTACGGGACTGGGAATGGCAGCTGACATAAATAATCCTTTCATTGCTGAGATCCTGAATTATTATCAGCATTCCCATTTCGAAGGGGAGGATGGTTACTTGTCGACGCGTAATACAGTTGTGAGTATTGTGACGAACTTGCTGAAAAAAGAAGGTTTTATAAATGAAAATAGCATTCAACAGGTTGCTGGATTTACCATTTATCCTCCGGATTGGTTCTGCCCATATGATTACAGTACAGGAATTTTGACGATTACTGATAATACACGTTCAATACATCATTATGATGCTTCGTGGAAAACGGATAAGGAGAAAAAGTGGCAGGAATATAGAGTGCAGTTTGCACAAAAGCACGGTTCGGAAAGTGCAAATCGTTGGTTCAATAATCCTATTGTACGTTGCATTGGCTCTCTTTATCGTAATGGGTTCAAAGGCTCTCTTCAGATTGTTAAATCACTGTTAAATAATAAGAGACGATAA
- a CDS encoding SIS domain-containing protein, with amino-acid sequence MYTVDYKPKLQDYLNKEIEVLKSLDLDQINTVMNVLEEAKDQGKTTYICGNGGSAATASHFVCDFNKGLNDEASQYNFVCLSDNTPIMMAISNDIGYEETFRYQIKGRIKAGDIFFGISGSGNSANVVNGMEYAKNVGAKTIALVGYDGGRMKQIADYCIHVNVNNMQIAEDVHMIMDHLMMYTLKNMGPGDK; translated from the coding sequence ATGTATACAGTCGATTATAAACCGAAGCTGCAGGATTATCTGAATAAGGAAATTGAGGTGTTGAAGTCTCTTGACCTGGATCAGATCAATACCGTGATGAATGTGCTGGAAGAGGCCAAGGATCAGGGGAAAACAACCTATATCTGCGGCAATGGTGGAAGTGCGGCGACGGCCAGTCATTTTGTATGTGATTTCAATAAGGGACTCAATGATGAAGCATCCCAGTACAACTTCGTCTGCCTTTCGGACAACACACCGATCATGATGGCCATCAGTAATGATATCGGCTATGAAGAAACCTTCCGCTATCAGATTAAGGGAAGAATCAAGGCGGGAGATATTTTCTTCGGTATCTCAGGATCCGGCAACAGTGCCAATGTTGTCAATGGAATGGAATATGCTAAAAACGTCGGCGCCAAAACGATTGCCCTGGTTGGCTATGATGGCGGCAGGATGAAGCAGATTGCCGACTACTGCATTCACGTGAATGTGAACAATATGCAGATTGCCGAAGACGTCCATATGATTATGGACCATCTTATGATGTATACACTGAAGAATATGGGGCCGGGTGACAAGTGA
- a CDS encoding lipopolysaccharide biosynthesis protein codes for MGNSKELTRNQKFKLNTITALIKQIAALISGLILPRFILLYYGSDVNGLISSITQFLDFITLLEMGIGPVIQSNLYKPLAEKDNKMISKIYASASKFFKKIGYIFIIYIIVLIVFYPRLVNSNFDYGFTVSLIVIISLSTLAEYFFGMTYQLLLNADQLAWVQLSVQTMCIFANAIICILLIVNGQDIRWVKGVTSIIYVIKPCLLATYVHKHYDIDFHITYSEEPIKQKWNGFTQHLAAVVNSRTDVIILTIASTLSNVSIYNIYFLIVNGIEQIIMTAMTGLEAMWGNMLANKEIISLNKSFSTVEAMVHFLVSLLFSVTAILITPFVLWYTRGVTDANYNAPIFGMLLSFAYAVECYRIPYFRMIKAAGHYKQTQWASLIQPCINIAISVLAVKRFGLIGVAIGTFVAMLYHTIYFAWYLKDNIINRPFVFFVKHMIVDLMTIMLILLTCNPLVGWMNINTIGTWIVGAIIVLSLATAESLLISFVFYSRETKEMLNTFHRKVFGR; via the coding sequence ATGGGAAATAGTAAAGAACTTACAAGGAATCAAAAGTTTAAATTAAATACAATAACTGCTTTAATTAAGCAAATTGCAGCACTTATTTCCGGCTTGATTTTACCAAGATTTATTCTTCTTTATTATGGCTCTGATGTTAATGGATTAATATCATCAATAACTCAATTCCTGGATTTCATTACCCTTCTAGAAATGGGAATCGGGCCTGTAATACAATCAAATTTGTATAAACCATTAGCCGAAAAAGATAATAAGATGATTAGCAAAATCTATGCTTCGGCTTCAAAGTTTTTTAAGAAAATTGGATACATTTTTATAATATATATTATTGTCCTGATAGTATTTTACCCGCGACTGGTAAATTCAAATTTTGATTATGGATTTACTGTTTCATTGATAGTGATAATATCACTAAGTACTTTGGCTGAGTATTTTTTTGGAATGACATATCAGTTACTGCTGAATGCCGATCAACTGGCATGGGTTCAGCTCTCCGTACAGACAATGTGTATTTTTGCTAATGCAATTATTTGCATTCTTTTAATAGTGAATGGTCAGGATATTCGCTGGGTAAAAGGCGTCACTTCAATAATCTATGTTATTAAGCCGTGTCTTTTAGCTACCTATGTCCATAAGCATTATGATATTGACTTCCATATTACCTATTCCGAGGAGCCAATTAAGCAAAAATGGAATGGTTTCACTCAGCATCTTGCAGCTGTTGTTAACAGTAGAACTGATGTTATCATTTTGACCATTGCTAGTACTTTATCGAATGTTTCTATCTACAATATATATTTTCTTATTGTAAATGGAATAGAGCAAATAATTATGACTGCTATGACAGGGCTAGAAGCTATGTGGGGCAATATGCTTGCAAACAAGGAAATTATCTCATTAAATAAATCTTTTTCAACGGTTGAAGCAATGGTTCATTTTCTGGTAAGTCTATTATTTTCTGTGACGGCAATTCTTATTACTCCCTTTGTTCTTTGGTATACAAGAGGGGTGACCGATGCAAATTACAATGCTCCTATATTTGGAATGTTATTATCTTTTGCTTATGCTGTCGAATGCTATAGGATTCCATATTTCAGAATGATTAAAGCGGCTGGTCATTATAAGCAAACGCAGTGGGCAAGCTTGATTCAACCATGTATTAATATTGCAATTTCAGTTCTGGCAGTAAAAAGATTTGGCCTTATAGGAGTCGCAATTGGAACATTCGTAGCAATGCTTTATCATACAATATACTTTGCATGGTATTTGAAAGACAACATTATTAATAGGCCTTTTGTTTTCTTCGTTAAGCATATGATTGTTGATCTAATGACTATTATGTTGATTTTACTGACTTGCAATCCACTGGTAGGGTGGATGAATATCAACACAATTGGTACATGGATAGTTGGAGCAATCATTGTATTAAGTTTAGCAACTGCAGAAAGTTTATTAATTTCTTTTGTATTTTATAGCAGAGAGACAAAAGAAATGTTGAATACATTTCATAGAAAAGTTTTTGGGAGGTAA
- a CDS encoding glycosyltransferase, which yields MKTKLVYILTSTNEDIYSEETALSMHSARFHNPNSVICLLVDDKTRETLKGKRGKIWKYVDEVHEIPVSSSFTNTQKSRLLKTSARNEISGSMLYLDSDTIICGDLSPLDKMQMDIGAVLDLHSPVESWNSELVATYNARLAKLGGSISPEVSFYNGGVIYSKDTKLAHEFYQTWQSYYIETMKQGMSTDQPGLYMTNIKYQNVIRELPPVYNCQIIKQVFAFPLIIHYFSTQVSNSSSFAVRIPLLTEELMQRVKDSDEIPMDIQKMIEEPRQLLCEPLVSYYDAFQTSAVIVSKKLYESHDATLRRQFAFLNWLAKWMNRFDNKVLGKK from the coding sequence ATGAAGACAAAGCTTGTGTATATTCTGACATCTACAAATGAGGATATCTATTCAGAAGAAACTGCTCTTTCCATGCATTCCGCACGATTTCATAACCCTAATTCTGTGATCTGTCTCCTTGTGGATGACAAAACCAGAGAAACGTTAAAAGGGAAGCGTGGAAAAATCTGGAAATATGTAGATGAGGTTCATGAAATCCCCGTATCCTCATCCTTTACGAATACACAAAAATCACGTTTATTAAAGACATCTGCAAGAAATGAAATCTCCGGTTCTATGCTCTACTTGGATTCAGACACAATTATCTGCGGTGATCTTTCCCCTCTGGATAAAATGCAGATGGATATAGGCGCTGTTCTTGACCTTCATTCACCGGTTGAATCATGGAATTCTGAACTTGTTGCCACCTATAATGCGAGGCTTGCAAAGCTCGGCGGATCTATTTCTCCTGAGGTATCGTTTTATAATGGAGGAGTCATTTATTCAAAGGACACTAAGCTGGCGCACGAGTTTTATCAGACATGGCAATCGTATTATATAGAGACGATGAAACAGGGGATGAGCACTGATCAGCCTGGATTATATATGACAAATATCAAATATCAAAATGTCATTAGAGAGCTGCCGCCTGTTTACAACTGTCAGATCATTAAACAGGTCTTTGCCTTTCCACTGATCATTCATTATTTTTCAACACAGGTTTCAAATAGCTCTTCGTTTGCTGTAAGGATCCCTTTGCTGACTGAGGAACTTATGCAGCGGGTCAAAGACAGTGATGAAATCCCAATGGATATACAGAAGATGATTGAGGAGCCTCGGCAATTGCTGTGTGAGCCTCTTGTATCTTATTACGATGCATTTCAGACTTCAGCGGTTATTGTTTCAAAAAAGTTGTATGAAAGCCATGACGCAACTTTACGGCGGCAGTTTGCTTTCCTCAACTGGCTGGCAAAGTGGATGAACCGCTTTGATAATAAAGTGTTAGGGAAAAAGTGA
- a CDS encoding ATP-grasp fold amidoligase family protein: protein MNIKDGLKNAIPDEIYLRYRYKKIFGRKLNLSNPQTYNEKLQWLKLHDRKPIYTTMVDKYAAKRYVSNIIGSQYIIPTLGVWTSVDDIDFNELPNQFVLKTTHDSGGIIIVKDKQLFLNNQTLFNISKRKLENSLRRNYYYVGREWPYKDVKPRIIAEQYMQDSSSNSMKDFEFSCFHGIARCLKADFDKFILSQANYFDAKDNIFDFSEIDFPTVSDNMFFLNNTYISQVEQLAKELAQSNNFLNADFYDVKGEKYFGELSFYPASAFQKYASEKTNKLMENWVSINGGLITKVKDIYVRLQYKALNDYKVFTFDGVVDSVMVCTEREKGKPKFRFYDKNWNRLMYNKPEIEPKGDIQRPVNLNELISISEKLGKGHPQLRVDLYDINSKIYFGELTFFNQSGFDTDISFDTDVYWGKKVKLDMNN from the coding sequence ATGAATATAAAAGATGGTTTAAAAAATGCTATTCCTGATGAAATATACCTCAGATACAGGTATAAAAAGATTTTCGGTAGGAAATTAAATTTATCAAATCCTCAAACTTATAATGAGAAATTACAGTGGCTTAAGCTGCATGACCGAAAACCTATTTATACAACTATGGTTGATAAATATGCGGCAAAAAGATATGTAAGCAATATTATAGGTTCTCAATATATTATTCCTACTCTAGGAGTATGGACTTCTGTTGATGATATTGACTTTAATGAACTTCCAAATCAATTTGTATTAAAAACGACACATGATTCTGGTGGAATCATTATAGTAAAAGATAAGCAATTATTTTTAAACAATCAAACGTTATTTAATATTTCAAAGCGAAAATTGGAAAATTCTCTAAGACGAAATTATTATTATGTTGGAAGGGAATGGCCGTATAAAGATGTCAAGCCTCGAATAATTGCTGAACAATACATGCAAGATTCATCTTCAAATAGTATGAAAGATTTTGAGTTTTCTTGTTTTCATGGAATTGCCAGGTGCTTAAAAGCAGACTTCGATAAGTTCATATTAAGCCAAGCGAATTATTTCGATGCGAAAGATAATATTTTTGACTTTAGTGAAATTGATTTCCCAACTGTCTCTGATAACATGTTTTTTTTAAACAACACATACATTAGTCAGGTGGAACAGTTGGCTAAGGAATTAGCACAATCTAACAATTTTCTGAATGCAGACTTTTATGATGTAAAAGGGGAGAAATATTTCGGAGAATTATCATTCTATCCTGCGTCTGCTTTCCAAAAGTATGCATCGGAGAAAACAAACAAATTGATGGAAAACTGGGTTTCAATCAATGGTGGATTGATAACCAAAGTAAAAGATATTTATGTCCGATTACAATACAAGGCTTTAAATGATTATAAAGTCTTTACTTTTGATGGAGTGGTTGACAGTGTGATGGTTTGCACTGAGCGTGAAAAAGGTAAACCTAAGTTTCGCTTTTATGACAAAAATTGGAACAGATTAATGTATAACAAACCAGAAATAGAACCAAAAGGGGATATACAGCGTCCAGTAAATTTGAATGAATTAATAAGCATTTCGGAAAAGCTGGGGAAGGGGCATCCGCAATTACGTGTTGATTTGTATGATATTAATAGCAAAATCTACTTTGGAGAGTTGACTTTTTTTAATCAGAGTGGTTTTGATACTGATATATCTTTTGACACAGATGTTTATTGGGGAAAGAAAGTAAAACTCGATATGAATAACTAG
- a CDS encoding HAD-IIIA family hydrolase — protein MQAVIMAGGKGTRLASVTQDIPKPMVSINGKPLLEHQIENLKSSGVNDIILVIGYRGDVIRNYFGDGQRFGVNITYFTEETPLGTAGAIAELKDRLEENFFLVFGDLFIDIDYQRFMKFHLDHEALITLFVHPNSHPYDSDIVIADPEGRVSGWSFKNSERLQNFPNLTNAGVYVMNRRIASITHTIQESKNSRKIDLEKDVITNLIQDERIFAYHSTEYVKDIGTPERLAKAEQDIRNHIPQHRNLRKIQKCIFLDRDGTINQYVGYLRDPGQMKLEPGAAEAVRMINASEYLCIVITNQPVIARGEVSFERLDAIHNRMYTELGTEGAYLDGLYFCPHHPDRGYRNEVAELKIVCDCRKPKIGLLKRAEQDYHVDLKNSWFIGDTGIDVQTGFNAGMHTILLASGDPAKRLDQYPAKPEFTAENLLDAVKMIIKE, from the coding sequence ATGCAGGCCGTAATTATGGCCGGCGGCAAAGGAACACGACTTGCGTCGGTGACGCAGGACATTCCCAAGCCCATGGTTTCGATCAATGGAAAACCGCTGCTGGAACATCAGATCGAAAATCTGAAAAGCAGCGGTGTCAATGACATCATCCTGGTGATCGGCTATCGCGGCGATGTCATCAGGAATTATTTCGGTGATGGGCAGCGCTTTGGCGTGAATATCACTTATTTCACGGAAGAGACGCCTCTTGGTACGGCAGGTGCCATTGCTGAGTTGAAGGACAGGCTGGAGGAAAATTTCTTTCTTGTCTTCGGCGACCTTTTTATCGATATTGATTACCAGCGCTTTATGAAGTTTCATCTGGATCATGAGGCACTGATAACCCTTTTTGTACATCCGAATTCCCACCCCTATGACAGCGATATTGTCATTGCGGATCCCGAGGGAAGAGTAAGCGGCTGGAGCTTTAAGAACTCTGAGCGGCTTCAGAATTTTCCAAATCTCACCAATGCCGGTGTCTATGTGATGAACCGAAGAATCGCATCCATCACTCATACCATTCAGGAATCAAAAAACAGCCGCAAGATTGATCTTGAGAAGGATGTCATTACGAACCTGATCCAGGATGAGCGGATCTTTGCCTATCACAGCACGGAATATGTGAAGGATATCGGAACGCCAGAGCGCCTGGCAAAAGCGGAGCAGGATATCAGAAACCATATTCCGCAGCATCGCAATCTCAGAAAAATACAGAAGTGTATTTTCCTTGACCGGGACGGGACAATCAATCAGTACGTTGGTTATCTGCGGGATCCCGGCCAGATGAAGCTGGAGCCGGGTGCCGCTGAGGCAGTACGGATGATCAATGCGTCAGAATATCTTTGCATTGTCATCACTAATCAGCCCGTCATCGCGAGAGGGGAAGTGTCATTTGAGCGTCTGGACGCAATTCATAATAGAATGTACACAGAGCTTGGGACTGAAGGTGCTTATCTCGATGGTCTGTATTTCTGTCCACACCATCCGGATCGGGGATACAGGAATGAAGTTGCGGAGCTGAAAATAGTCTGTGACTGCCGGAAGCCGAAGATCGGGCTTCTGAAACGTGCGGAACAGGATTATCATGTGGACCTGAAAAATTCATGGTTTATCGGAGATACCGGTATTGATGTTCAGACCGGCTTCAATGCAGGAATGCACACAATTCTCCTTGCGTCCGGCGATCCCGCCAAGCGCCTGGATCAATATCCGGCAAAGCCTGAATTTACGGCCGAAAACCTTCTTGATGCGGTGAAAATGATCATAAAGGAGTAA
- a CDS encoding NAD-dependent epimerase/dehydratase family protein, whose amino-acid sequence MKETINLENKTVFITGAAGFIGGALAKRLLESFPGIQVIGLDNLNSYYDVNLKKYRLQQLSSYPNFHFVKGNLEDKDTVENIFSSYPVQVVVNLGAQAGVRYSIENPDAYIQSNIVGFFNILEACRHSSTIAHLVYASSSSVYGGNDKVPFSVKDRVDTPVSLYAATKKSDELLAHAYAKLFNIPCTGLRFFTVYGPAGRPDMAYFGFTNKLLCGDKIRIFNYGKCQRDFTYIDDIVEGIVRVMQGAPAKKNGRDGLPIPPYAIYNIGNSHPENLMDFVAILEKELVLAGLLPNDFDLAQHMELVAMQPGDVAVTYADTSELEKDFGYKPSTDLQTGLHRFVQWYCSFYGNNF is encoded by the coding sequence ATGAAGGAAACGATTAATCTGGAAAATAAAACAGTATTTATTACAGGTGCTGCAGGTTTTATTGGAGGCGCTTTAGCAAAACGCTTGTTGGAATCTTTCCCTGGAATTCAGGTAATCGGGCTGGATAATCTGAATTCATATTATGACGTTAATCTGAAGAAATACCGTCTTCAGCAATTATCATCGTATCCCAATTTTCATTTTGTTAAAGGCAATCTCGAGGATAAGGATACTGTAGAGAATATCTTTTCTTCCTACCCTGTTCAGGTAGTCGTAAACCTAGGGGCCCAGGCCGGGGTGCGCTATTCGATCGAGAATCCTGATGCATACATTCAATCTAATATTGTTGGCTTCTTCAACATTCTTGAGGCATGCCGCCATTCTTCCACTATTGCACATCTTGTATATGCATCGAGTTCTTCAGTCTATGGAGGAAATGATAAAGTCCCATTCTCAGTAAAGGATCGGGTAGATACTCCAGTATCGCTCTATGCTGCGACAAAGAAATCTGATGAGTTACTGGCGCATGCATATGCTAAGTTATTCAATATTCCTTGTACCGGTTTAAGATTTTTTACGGTATATGGTCCGGCAGGCAGACCGGATATGGCTTATTTTGGATTTACTAACAAGCTGCTGTGCGGAGATAAAATCCGTATTTTCAATTATGGAAAATGTCAGCGCGATTTTACTTACATTGATGACATTGTGGAAGGAATCGTACGTGTAATGCAGGGCGCTCCTGCAAAGAAGAATGGGCGTGATGGGTTGCCGATTCCTCCTTATGCAATTTATAATATTGGAAATTCTCATCCGGAAAACCTAATGGATTTTGTGGCGATTCTTGAAAAAGAATTGGTTCTTGCTGGTTTGTTGCCAAATGATTTTGATCTTGCTCAGCACATGGAACTTGTTGCTATGCAGCCCGGGGATGTGGCTGTAACCTACGCAGATACCAGTGAACTTGAAAAAGACTTTGGCTACAAACCATCAACTGATCTGCAGACAGGGCTGCACAGGTTCGTACAATGGTACTGTAGCTTTTATGGCAATAATTTTTAA